A single genomic interval of Nerophis ophidion isolate RoL-2023_Sa linkage group LG11, RoL_Noph_v1.0, whole genome shotgun sequence harbors:
- the sostdc1a gene encoding sclerostin domain-containing protein 1a produces the protein MKHPFLSSSPSSSSATTTMHQESCQSLVLLCILLRSSSQAFKNEATEILVSPRVSAPMLEVQRSNVSLNRARSGGSAAAGTERDRSEVSQIGCRELRSTKYISDGHCTSINPIKELVCAGQCLPAQMLQNWIGGPYSRKFWARRSTSPSRSGGQDWRCVNDKTRTQRIRLQCQNGSTRTYKITVVTSCKCKRYSRQHNESGHKFEPMVLSPPRLLHKHKAKSRKQLGKKRLNENWPQTEP, from the exons ATGAAGCATCCCTTTCTCTCCTCCTCACCCTCATCCTCATCCGCGACAACCACCATGCACCAAGAGTCGTGCCAATCtttggttttgctttgcattCTGTTGAGGAGCAGCAGCCAAGCCTTCAAGAATGAGGCCACCGAGATCCTCGTTTCGCCGCGTGTGAGCGCGCCGATGCTGGAGGTGCAGCGGAGCAACGTGTCACTGAACCGCGCACGGTCCGGCGGGAGCGCAGCGGCCGGGACAGAGCGCGACAGAAGCG AGGTAAGCCAGATTGGTTGCAGAGAGTTGAGGTCCACTAAGTACATCTCTGATGGCCACTGCACCAGCATCAACCCCATTAAGGAGCTGGTGTGTGCCGGTCAGTGTCTCCCGGCTCAGATGCTCCAAAACTGGATCGGCGGCCCCTACAGCAGAAAGTTCTGGGCTCGCCGAAGCACTAGCCCAAGCCGCAGCGGTGGCCAGGACTGGCGCTGCGTCAACGACAAGACCCGCACTCAGCGCATCCGGCTGCAGTGCCAAAATGGCAGCACCAGAACGTACAAAATCACCGTGGTCACTTCCTGTAAGTGCAAGAGATACTCCAGGCAGCACAACGAGTCAGGCCACAAGTTCGAGCCCATGGTTCTGTCGCCGCCGCGGCTCCTGCACAAGCACAAGGCCAAGAGCAGGAAGCAGCTGGGGAAGAAGCGATTAAACGAGAACTGGCCCCAGACGGAACCGTGA